In Schizosaccharomyces osmophilus chromosome 2, complete sequence, the following proteins share a genomic window:
- the hst4 gene encoding histone deacetylase, Sirtuin family, NAD-dependent Hst4: MKPEELLPIEDESKKRSLRSSNMELKSHEQIADAPIKIQVSSDAVNFNPAIAALRKAKRIVIVTGAGISCGAGIPDFRSSDGLFSSLRSEYKLNCSGKELFDGAVYRDLRSVNIFHEMIKKLHELSDNAVPTDFHNFLSKLAKDSKLLRLYTQNIDFLETRLEGLQTCTPLPHTAPWPTSIPLHGTLDVAGCTRCPFVRPFHPGLFEKDGLTACPECRTQNEVRRIAGKRLVMEGCLRPRIVLYNEGHPDSEAIGAVCSQDLKSRPDCLIIAGTSCKIPGVKRIIKEMSNCVHRQKGSVIWLNHDAPTKEFANLCDIIIEGDCQDAIRTMKPSLEAPRWRPKVHSTTSSTAKKRTSGQAKLTASTKITKTQSPSKKMKKERSPLESINRAMEPVQMSETDVKREVEYSGFSKHS, encoded by the exons ATGAAGCCGGAAGAGCTGCTCCCCATTGAGGATGAGTCAAAGAAGAGAAGTTTACGATCCAGCAACATGGAACTAAAAAGCCATGAACAAATTGCTGATGCTCCCATTAAGATTCAAGTCTCTTCAGATGCAGTTAATTTTAATCCTGCAATTGCCGCtttaagaaaagcaaaacgaATAGTCATCGTCACTG GTGCTGGCATTTCATGTGGAGCAGGTATTCCCGATTTTCGGTCCTCTGACGGactcttttcttctctcCGGTCAgaatataaattaaattgttctggaaaagaattgtttgATGGAGCAGTATATCGAGATCTGAGAAGTGTAAATATATTTCATGAGATGATCAAAAAGCTTCATGAACTTTCAGATAATGCTGTTCCTACTGACTTTCATAACTTTTTGTCAAAATTAGCCAAAGATTCCAAACTTCTTCGTTTATATACTCAAAATATAGATTTTCTTGAAACGCGGCTTGAAGGTTTGCAAACGTGCACCCCTTTACCTCACACAGCACCTTGGCCTACGTCTATACCGCTCCATGGGACATTAGATGTCGCCGGGTGCACGAGATGTCCCTTTGTTCGGCCCTTCCATCCTGgtctttttgaaaaagatggTCTGACAGCTTGCCCTGAATGCAGAACTCAAAATGAAGTCCGCCGCATTGCCGGAAAACGACTGGTCATGGAAGGATGTTTACGTCCACGAATTGTACTTTACAACGAAGGGCATCCGGACTCAGAGGCAATTGGAGCTGTCTGTTCGCAAGATTTGAAATCGAGGCCTGATTGTTTAATCATTGCAGGCACCTCCTGCAAAATTCCCGGTGtcaaaagaattataaaggaaatgaGCAACTGTGTCCACCGTCAAAAAGGCTCCGTAATTTGGCTGAATCATGATGCTCCTACAAAAGAGTTTGCCAACTTGTGTGATATCATCATTGAAGGAGACTGCCAGGACGCTATTCGTACAATGAAACCCTCTTTAGAAGCTCCCAGGTGGAGACCAAAGGTTCATTCAACCACATCTTCAACTGCCAAGAAACGGACTTCAGGACAAGCAAAACTCACTGCTTCCACCAAGATTACAAAGACCCAAtctccttcaaaaaaaatgaaaaaggaaaggtCTCCGCTGGAATCAATAAACAGAGCGATGGAGCCTGTCCAGATGTCGGAAACAGACGTGAAACGTGAGGTGGAGTACTCCGGCTTTTCGAAGCATTCTTAG
- the sec10 gene encoding exocyst complex subunit Sec10, whose protein sequence is MSVNNEMTFDDVLLNCVADNTDLSATDFIEQCSKPLYTLSESAPNELFTLENSILLFERGNSALTNLRSNFKEKIKKHDSESKYIQHDYQKKSKHLRDKFSQVLDLSRHLNDNVEDMKGGLVDVGKELELAENHRKRILASADLIQYYLEFRSGNSQSLSDLFRTNNHDKMLLCAQRTRQLLGFANEVDLPGASETLNRIEKFSEFLETSFLKFFNNEYRKPNWKGMASFGTILQEFNGGASVIREFVNQHEFFIAADKLESRKGLEEDGIWNALQDPFQSVPTSINSLSSLFNEICSVVDRDCAVIKRVFPKPELVLQTLCQRIFGQSIQNRIEEVMEIAHSKTNLAYLRSLQTVVSSLKELLIQLKEILARRGFNVSDNSPLILALNQYLEDLLVPYVEPNEYLNRERQSLTSMFWLNVYKFLVANPFKQRAKPGLLRSLMNPIQQSKAPSTDSQTRFSTKTEGYLLRIAGIDENLIKSGAVVSESTLSIPENEGHLNSKNTYSFIGWHAEALNRASLMMSQQDISTILFSLVKLLDELVNNRYINEALLSVYNYIQQYDKRSDLDLSFLIDIRECKKIMGFYSAYITSIIIPSVGFTASSRKETINTLSLAITNLEHRVNSLFYASVKVLSSRLDLLLAPYKNISYAMSEEQIDISPKQRQSMTKMVQTYLDQLLSSIQKLDQKDPSLFALKKKAALNLAAVLVGYAFRSKVTPTGALLLQDDLNFFHSVLQSWGIDIVNNKFRTLQQLLSLLMVKTDVLPAVMQDKRKAGFTDMNIHEVLRLRSDLPEDLRLQTNKEDILISTKSS, encoded by the exons ATGTCTGTTAATAATGAAATGACTTTTGATGATGTATTGCTAAACTGTGTCGCTGATAAT ACGGATTTGTCTGCTACTGACTTTATTGAGCAGTGCTCCAAGCCACTCTACACTCTTTCAGAAAGCGCTCCTAATGAAT TGTTCACCTTAGAAAATTCGATTTTGTTATTTGAAAGAGGAAACTCCGCATTGACGAATTTACGATCAAacttcaaagaaaaaataaagaaacacGACTCTGAATCTAAGTATATTCAGCATGACtaccaaaagaaatccaagCATCTACGAGACAAGTTTTCTCAAGTGTTAGACCTTTCAAGGCACTTAAACGACAATGTAGAAGACATGAAAGGCGGTCTTGTAGACGTCGGGAAGGAATTAGAGCTTGCTGAGAATCACCGGAAGAGGATATTGGCATCTGCCGACTTGATTCAATACTATTTGGAATTTCGTTCGGGAAACTCTCAATCTCTTTCGGATCTCTTTCGTACAAATAATCATGataaaatgcttttatGCGCTCAAAGAACCAGACAACTGTTAGGCTTTGCAAATGAAGTAGATTTGCCCGGAGCTTCTGAAACACTAAATCGCATCGAAAAATTTTCCGAATTCTTAGAAACGAgttttcttaaatttttcaacaatgAGTATAGAAAGCCTAACTGGAAAGGAATGGCTTCTTTCGGAACAATTTTGCAAGAGTTCAACGGAGGGGCGTCCGTTATTCGCGAGTTTGTTAATCAACATGAGTTTTTCATAGCCGCGGATAAGCTTGaatcaagaaaaggattggaagaagatggTATTTGGAACGCTCTTCAGGACCCTTTCCAATCTGTGCCGACTTCTATTAATAGCCtttcttccctttttaACGAAATATGCTCTGTCGTTGACAGAGACTGTGCTGTCATTAAACgtgtttttccaaaaccaGAGCTTGTTTTACAAACACTCTGTCAAAGAATTTTCGGGCAATCCATCCAAAATCGTATAGAAGAGGTTATGGAAATTGCCCATTCCAAGACAAACTTGGCATATTTAAGATCCTTGCAGACcgttgtttcttctttaaaagagTTATTGattcaattgaaagaaatcctGGCTCGTCGCGGGTTCAATGTCTCTGATAACTCCCCTTTGATCCTTGCATTAAATCaatatttggaagatttaCTCGTTCCGTATGTAGAACCAAATGAATACCTCAACCGCGAGAGGCAATCTTTAACCTCAATGTTCTGGTTGAATGTTTACAAGTTTTTGGTTGCGAATCCATTCAAGCAACGAGCCAAGCCTGGTCTTTTAAGATCACTTATGAACCCTATTCAGCAATCAAAAGCTCCGTCAACAGATTCACAAACCCGCTTTAGTACAAAAACGGAAGGTTATTTATTGAGAATAGCAGGTATTGACGAGAATTTGATCAAGTCGGGCGCAGTCGTCTCTGAAAGTACATTATCTATACCTGAAAACGAAGGTCatttgaattcaaaaaatacatattcttttattggCTGGCATGCCGAGGCTTTGAATCGAGCCTCCCTTATGATGTCCCAGCAAGATATAAGTACAATCCTATTTTCTCTAGTGAAATTACTAGACGAATTAGTTAACAATCGATACATAAATGAAGCATTATTGTCGGTTTATAACTATATCCAGCAATATGACAAACGCTCTGACTTGGATTTGAGCTTTTTAATTGATATCCGTGAATGCAAAAAGATAATGGGTTTTTATTCCGCATATATTACTTCTATAATTATACCCTCTGTAGGTTTTACCGCGTCTTCGAGGAAAGAAACGATCAATACTTTGAGCTTAGCTATTACAAATCTTGAACATCGCGTCAACAGCTTGTTCTATGCTTCTGTAAAGGTGTTGAGTTCCCGATTAGATCTCCTTCTAGCCCCATATAAAAATATCTCTTACGCTATGTCAGAGGAACAGATCGATATATCACCAAAGCAACGACAGTCAATGACTAAGATGGTACAAACCTATCTTGATCAACTGCTGTCGTCTATTCAAAAACTCGACCAAAAGGATCCATCGCTGtttgctttgaagaagaaagctgCGCTTAATCTTGCGGCAGTATTAGTAGGATATGCATTTCGCTCTAAAGTCACTCCAACTGGTGCGTTGCTACTACAAGA TGActtaaatttctttcattcaGTTTTACAGAGTTGGGGTATCGACATCGTCAACAATAAATTTAGAACCTTACAGCAATTGCTAAGCCTATTAATGGTCAA GACTGATGTTTTACCAGCGGTAATGCAGGACAAGCGAAAAGCCGGTTTCACTGATATGAATATTCATGAAGTTTTGCGCCTACGCTCTGATCTGCCAGAGGATTTGCGCTTGCAGACAAATAAAGAGgatattttaatttctaCGAAGAGTAGTTAA
- the hpz2 gene encoding zf PARP type zinc finger protein Hpz2, translated as MEQGGSGYRVEIAANSRSKCKGSLCGRAKIPAGVVRFGTFVDSGRFQSWAWKHWGCVTPRMLKNIKNRLGEDDLKNTLDGITALPDECIDKIIRAVQEGHVDVKDERESRKIGNEVKGNTAVSKKPNEKQSMVPPKVARKTKRHHVTTKSVLSDSGDEAEYTNSSEEYDSD; from the exons ATGGAACAGGGTGGAAGCGGATACCGTGTTGAAATTGCCGCTAATAGCCGTTCTAAGTGTAAAGGGTCTTTATGTGGTCG tgCGAAAATTCCGGCAGGTGTTGTACGTTTCGGTACATTCGTTGACTCTGGCAGGTTTCAGAGTTGGGCTTGGAAGCATTGGGGTTGTGTCACGCCGCGCATGttaaaaaacataaagaatCGACTTGGTGAAGATGATTTGAAGAATACCTTGGATGGAATCACTGCTCTTCCAGATGAATGCATCGACAAAATTATTCGGGCTGTACAAGAGGGCCATGTAGATGTGAAAGACGAGCGAGAAAGCAGAAAGATAGGAAATGAAGTAAAGGGTAACACAGCTGTAAGCAAAAAACCcaatgaaaagcaatccATGGTTCCTCCAAAGGTTGCACGCAAAACAAAACGCCATCATGTCACAACGAAGTCCGTTTTGAGTGATTCCGGTGATGAAGCAGAATATACAAACTCCTCTGAAGAATATGATTCAGACTAA
- a CDS encoding methionine synthase reductase, producing MFRGSVQTSFGVCQSYFKNYPGNETCSIITRSLFTFPVSENYSIRTGVRACRQYSSRRKYSTAKRFLSHISYHLSQGKSLSGSSHSASNILPSFFSVNEQLQTLLRNPPFQNLHIKLDELKYDECFSNLTPSPDKKVSFAPSTVNFASPDPLLSDSPTNPHPPSFVQPHPPFHVFAAPILDVRSLTNPGAIKRTYNITLDISKYPLKEGNDWKIGGSFGVMPPNPDNEIFRLAHLLNLPSNDLYAPKTLYTSGGRWPTIWGEEKPRSLTTSIYHILKWCSDFLSRPPSKDLYRLLAKYSKNPVEHHILLGLSNCSQNICSENVSVLDILEAFPNSRPSIDEVISLLPQLMPRWYSISNDPDLGNGVLEMAFTVQEFTGPGGQTRTGVCSGFLENVALDYLKSVQSDTSKNKKFALPMFRGVQQNPFAKEFHNDGPMCLIGAGVGIAPFRGFVQRRLANAACTGKVWIIQGCRDQTLDELYHGEWNTIPGHHTNPKCRAKKLVVESRNGKREYVQDAVRRHGKVIWDVINHKNGRIYLCGSGKAFALEIEKAIMDVTMKYGGCTKEEAARQLKYWQSPINYKFVKEVW from the coding sequence ATGTTCCGAGGATCTGTTCAGACTTCTTTTGGTGTATGTCAATcatatttcaaaaattatcCTGGAAATGAAACATGTTCAATTATTACACGAAGCCTATTTACGTTTCCGGTAAGTGAAAACTATTCAATTAGGACGGGTGTAAGAGCCTGCCGCCAATATTCTAGTCGGCGGAAGTACTCTACAGCAAAACGGTTTTTGAGTCACATTTCATATCACTTGTCTCAAGGGAAAAGCCTGTCAGGCTCATCTCATTCCGCGTCCAATATACTACCCTCTTTTTTCTCCGTAAACGAGCAATTGCAGACGTTGCTGCGGAATCCTCcctttcaaaatcttcataTCAAGCTTGATGAACTAAAATATGATGAATGTTTTTCTAATCTAACACCCAGCCCCgataaaaaagtttcatttGCTCCTTCTACCGTTAATTTTGCTTCTCCCGATCCTCTTCTTTCCGACAGTCCAACAAATCCCCATCcaccttcttttgttcagCCTCATCCTCCATTTCACGTTTTTGCCGCCCCCATATTAGATGTTCGTTCCTTAACCAATCCTGGCGCTATAAAGCGTACATACAATATCACATTAGATATCTCAAAATACCctttgaaagaaggaaatgatTGGAAGATTGGTGGATCCTTTGGTGTTATGCCACCTAATCCCGATAATGAAATATTCCGTTTAGCTCATCTGCTGAATCTCCCTTCAAACGATTTGTATGCCCCCAAAACCCTCTATACTTCTGGTGGACGATGGCCCACTATTTGGGGAGAGGAAAAACCTCGCTCATTGACAACTTCTATTTATCATATACTAAAATGGTGTTcagattttctttcaaggCCGCCGTCCAAAGATCTCTATCGCCTTTTAGCaaaatattcaaagaaTCCGGTTGAGCATCATATTCTCCTTGGACTTTCGAATTGTTCTCAAAATATATGTTCTGAAAATGTTTCAGTTTTAGACATTCTGGAAGCATTTCCGAACTCGCGTCCATCCATAGATGAAGTTATTTCACTGCTCCCTCAGTTAATGCCAAGGTGGTACTCTATATCCAATGACCCTGATCTCGGAAATGGAGTCTTGGAAATGGCATTCACGGTACAAGAGTTTACTGGTCCGGGTGGTCAGACACGTACCGGTGTTTGTTCTGGGTTTCTAGAGAATGTGGCTTTGGATTATCTTAAATCTGTGCAAAGTGACAcctcaaaaaataaaaagttcgCGTTACCGATGTTTCGTGGTGTTCAGCAAAATCCATTTGCAAAGGAATTCCACAACGACGGACCAATGTGCCTGATAGGTGCAGGAGTTGGTATCGCTCCATTTCGTGGTTTTGTTCAAAGACGTCTTGCAAACGCAGCCTGTACAGGAAAGGTTTGGATTATCCAAGGGTGCCGTGATCAAACATTGGATGAACTCTACCACGGCGAATGGAACACCATACCTGGACATCACACCAATCCAAAGTGTCGTGCGAAAAAATTGGTAGTTGAATCGAGAAATGGAAAACGTGAGTATGTTCAGGACGCAGTTCGCAGACATGGAAAAGTTATTTGGGACGTCATAAATCATAAGAATGGTCGTATTTATCTTTGTGGTTCCGGAAAGGCCTTTGCccttgaaattgaaaaagctATCATGGACGTTACCATGAAATATGGTGGTTGtacaaaagaggaagcAGCTCGTCAACTAAAGTATTGGCAAAGCCCGATAAATTACAAGTTTGTCAAAGAAGTCTGGTAA
- the fta2 gene encoding CENP-P-like protein Fta2, translating into MTSRRFSQISQEDNSSSEEETPVIKTVGNAELATNFTSKKTRNVEDTPGEEKNTSEPQTWEKKTLLERRNQLYTQISLLEQDVERLHKQASNPDAEKQEHQMLKELVGLFFETPKAEDRQPTKDSGHSIYIPSAAPNINRPVCVSFSGLRILTYQSTDASDIQCIYKFEGFSEFFPSLNFQMNIKVRTADYAVLEMFIMVASFARNELQDVIEKTVNARDVVAALRAVSMFGYYSAIRSNDWVHFINKFDGIARVDLTSTSELHIQNRLYKISLQYNICFDEFGFAKTAYNILFRPKQVPQKSEESISLLTKNIKHRFHELISLFGFRKGSETLLEVLFKPANK; encoded by the coding sequence ATGACAAGTCGACGATTCAGCCAGATTTCTCAAGAGGATAACAGTAGcagtgaagaagaaactcCCGTTATTAAAACTGTTGGAAATGCTGAACTAGCTACTAATTTCACGAGCAAGAAGACTCGGAACGTTGAAGATACACCGGGTGAAGAGAAGAATACATCAGAACCACAAACCTGGGAAAAGAAGACGCTTTTagaaagaaggaatcaACTGTACACTCAGATATCTTTGTTGGAGCAAGACGTTGAACGACTCCATAAGCAAGCTTCAAATCCAGATGCAGAGAAACAAGAGCACCAGATGCTCAAGGAGCTTGTTGGGTTATTCTTCGAGACTCCAAAGGCTGAAGATAGGCAGCCTACTAAGGATAGCGGCCATTCTATTTATATTCCTTCTGCTGCACCTAATATCAATCGTCCAGTCTGCGTCTCTTTTTCAGGACTACGGATTCTCACCTATCAGTCCACGGATGCAAGCGATATTCAGTGCATATATAAATTCGAAGGATTTTctgaattttttccatCTCTTAACTTTCAAATGAACATAAAAGTTCGTACGGCTGATTATGCTGTCCTTGAAATGTTTATCATGGTAGCATCCTTTGCAAGAAACGAGCTCCAGGACGtaatagaaaaaacagTAAATGCGAGAGATGTAGTGGCAGCATTAAGAGCAGTTTCGATGTTTGGTTACTATAGTGCAATCCGTTCCAACGATTGGGTGCatttcataaacaaatttgATGGTATAGCGAGAGTCGATTTAACATCTACTTCTGAGTTACATATTCAAAATAGACTATACAAAATTTCGTTACAGTATAATATCTGCTTTGACGAGTTTGGATTTGCCAAGACGGCatataatattttatttagacCAAAACAGGTACCCCAAAAGAGCGAAGAGTCTATATCATTActtacaaaaaatattaaacaTCGGTTCCATGAATTGATCAgcctttttggatttcGGAAAGGGTCCGAAACCTTACTGGAGGTATTGTTTAAGCCAGCcaacaaataa
- the vps66 gene encoding 1-acylglycerol-3-phosphate O-acyltransferase Vps66 encodes MEKFTRWRDAGTGIAPFHPIYAEKPSITSLKWLVILLLALIRIPLCIIFGLLYLVIWSAFLKNLLSFQPSISGFLERSFSRILLFSLGCFRLSYTLVGTFVQGDSLQAGDIVAVNHTSPVDILSVSSLFDCVFVQANCKSSNVLPVSSITAFFSCFSRLNLMLSPPKRDLRPLSEICKDATKNGKVVILFPEGSTTNGRGLCKLTKCLESAGSTDRIFCLYIRYLPAAITLSIPSVLTFISSILLTTSFETRARMSAEPEIPKNCNNVTDDVLDKLCKLGRTRATNLDLVEKQIYLEAKSTKYD; translated from the exons ATGGAGAAATTCACCCGTTGGAGAG ACGCTGGCACAGGCATTGCTCCGTTCCATCCAATTTATGCAGAGAAACCTTCGATTACTAGTTTAAAATGGCTGGTAATCTTACTGCTAGCTTTAATTCGCATCCCTTTATGTATCATTTTCGGCCTGCTTTACTTAGTAATATGGTCTGCGTTCCTAAAAAATCTACTCAGTTTTCAACCATCTATTTCTGGATTTCTTGAACGTTCGTTTTCACGAATATTATTGTTCTCTTTGGGTTGTTTCCGACTTTCCTATACGCTAGTTGG AACATTTGTTCAAGGGGATAGTTTACAGGCCGGAGATATTGTTGCTGTCAACCATACAAGCCCTGTAGATATCTTAAGTGTTTCGTCGTTATTTGATTGTGTATTCGTCCAAGCGAATTGTAAGTCATCAAATGTTCTTCCAGTTTCTTCCATTactgctttcttttcgtgCTTTTCTAGACTAAACTTAATGCTTTCTCCCCCAAAGAGGGATCTTCGACCACTCTCTGAAATTTGCAAAGATGCCACCAAGAATGGCAAGGTCGTCATACTATTCCCAGAG GGTTCCACCACTAATGGTAGAGGATTATGTAAATTAACCAAATGCCTTGAATCTGCTGGAAGTACTGATCGCATATTCTGTTTATATATTCGTTATCTACCTGCGGCGATTACCCTTTCAATTCCATCCGTGTTGACATTTATCAGTTCCATTTTACTGACcacttcttttgaaactcGTGCTCGAATGTCAGCGGAGCCTGAAATACCAAAAAACTGTAACAATGTAACCGACGATGTCTTAGACAAACTCTGTAAACTAGGTCGCACACGAGCTACAAATCTCGATTTGgttgaaaagcaaatttaTCTGGAGGCCAAATCTACGAAATATGATTAA